The uncultured Desulfovibrio sp. genome segment TGTGATCTTCAAGCAGTGAACTGTGCGCCTTGCGGTGGGCCACCGCTTTTTTCAGCAGGTCGCCCACGACCTCCATGTCCGGAGAAGCGGGCGCTGCCATATTGTCGCAATCTGGCAGCAAGCTGCGGATTTTGTCGTTACTGAACAGCGGGATTCCTTCGGCATCAAAAATCATGATGCCGTCAGTGGCGCAGTTGATAACCTCGCTCAACTCGCGGTTGTGGATATCCGCATTTCTGAAGGCCACGTATATTTTGTGGATCAGTTCCTTCTTGGTCAAAACGCCCACAAGCCTGTCTTCATGATCCAGCACAAGCATTCTGTCGATGGGCATGCTGCACGCCATACCAAAGGTGTCATCGTTACGGATGCTGACAAGGTTGGTGTCCATGACCTCGCTGATGGGCGTTTCAAAGGACTTCCCTGCGCGCACGGCCTGTACCAGGCGAAAAATGGTGAGAATGCCTTTGACCCTCTTTTCCGCATCCAGAATGGGCACGCAGTTCACGCCGTGCCGTTCGTACACCGGGAGCGCGTCCTTGAGCTTATGGTCAGGGGTCAGGGTTTCCGGGTTGTCGTGCATTACCTGTTCGACAAGCATTTTTTCTTCCGGCAGGGCGGGCATAGGCATCTCAGGGTAAAAAAGTGGACGCTGATCCAGCAGATATGGGGCTTTACAGATTTTTCAGCAGTAAATTTGCGAGACCCTTTGTGTAGCATACTGAAGGTTTCAGGGCTGGGCAAGAAAGGGGCTGCGGGCTGAGGGGGGCGCACAAAAAGGCCCTGACCAGTGCGGTCAGGGCCTTCAGAGCATTTTAAGCGGAAACTGCCTTAACCCCAGGCTTCGGTCACCAGATCATACAACTTGACGGAAAGCACCTTGAGATCGGGCTTGGTGTATTGCACGTCAGCCCCCACAACAGCGCATTTCTTGGCGAGAGGTTCATTGATCATGGAAGAGAAGATGGCCACGGGCAACTTTTTAAGGACTCTTTCATCCTTGATGTGCTTGCACAGGGCCAGACCGTCCATGCCGGGCATTTCAATGTCTGTGATGACGCCGTGAATGAAATCGGAAATGGGGCGATCTTCGGCTTCGCAGCGGTCGCGCAGCACCTTCAGGTAGTCCCAGGCTTCCTGCCCGTTGACCTTCTGCGTTACCGTGAAGCGGCCTTCCTTGTTGAGCAGATCAAGCAGCAGGCTGCGGATACTGCTTGAATCGTCCACGTGCAGGATATTGTAAATTTTTTCCCCGCTGTGGCGCATGTCTGAGGAGTCAAAGCGCATGGCCATGGCCGGATGCAGTTCGGCTACAATGGCTTCAAGATCCAGCAAAAAGATCACGCGCTCTTCCAGCCGCACCACGCCCGTTACCGAGCTGCGGCTCACATTCTGCAAAAACTGCCCCGGCGCTTCCACATCCGTCCAGCTCAGCCGATAGATGCGGTTGACCCCCGACACCAGAAAGCCCGTACATACGCCGTTGAATTCGGTGACGATAACCTTGGCGTCTTCGTTTTCAATGGGGCCGCTGCCCAAAAACTGGGCCATATCAATCAGCGGCACCACACGGCCATTGCGGTGCAGAAACGCGCCCAAAAGCGCTTTATGGCGCATTTCCGGCATGGCAGTCACCGGCTGGCGACGGCCAATTTCAACCACCTTGGCCACGTTAAGGCCGTAGTGGGCTTCGTAACCGTCCTGGTTGACGAAAAATTCCACAATTTCCAGCTCGTTGGTGCCGGTTTCCAGCAGGATGTTGGTCTGCGCCATGGAAATGCTCTCCGTTGGGCTGAAGCCCGTTAATGTCGGACGGCAGACCTGAACTTGTTTGCTGCCAGCCGGTGAGCGAAGCTTACGCTGACTCTCTTATCGGTTGCCAAGTGCAAATATTTAGCCATGCAGGCCGAAAAGACAGTTTTTTTCATATTTTTCTGTTTCGCACAAAACGGGGGACATATCAAACTGAGTGCATTAGCATTGAAAATACCGTCATACATTAGGTGCAAAGACAGCTTGCCAGCAGTTTATACTCCCTGAAACAACCGCGTCGACATGTAGCGTTCGCCCGTGTCGCAGGCAAAGGTAACGATATTCTTGTCCTGCATTTCTGGCCGCGCCGCAAGGTCAAGGGCCGCACGCACGTTGGAGCCTGTGGATATGCCCGCCATGATGCCGTGCTCCATGAGCATCTGGGCGGTTCTTATGGCTTCCTCGCCGTCCATCTGGATAATCTCGTCCAAAAGCGCGCGGTCAAGGATGGCAGGCACAAAATCAGCCCCAATACCCTGAATGAGGTGAGGCCCTGGTTTGCCGCCCGAGAGCACCGGCGAAGCGGCTGGCTCCACGGCAACTACCCTGAAACCGGGGATGCGCTCCTTGAGATACCGCCCTACGCCAGTGATGGTCGAGCCGGAGCCAACGCCCGCAACCAGCACGTCCATCTTTCCCACGCTGTCCTTGAAAATTTCCGGCCCGGTGGTCTTGTAATGGGCCACCACAGCCTGCGGATTGGTAAACTGGCCGAGTACAAAGGCATCCTGTTCATCAGCAATGAGTTTCGCAGCGGCCACAGCCCCGCTCATGCCCTGTTCCGCCGGGGTGAGCACAAGCTCTGCGCCCAGCGCCCGCAACAGGTTGCGGCGCTCAACGCTCATGGATTCGGGCATGGTCAGTATGCAGCGAAAGCCACGCACCGAGGCAACCAGGGCCATGCCGATGCCCATATTGCCGCTTGTGGCCTCCACCAGCACCCCACCCGGCTCTACACGCCCCTCTTCCAGAGCTTCGCCAACAAGGTGAAAAGCCACGCGATCCTTGATGGAACCGCCGGGATTGCGATTTTCAAGCTTCAGCCAGACAGTGCCGGGCAGATCGCGTGAAAGATCAAGCCGCAGCATGGGGGTGTTGCCAATGGTTTGTAAAATGCTGGTTAACATGAAAACATAAGCCTCACAGTAAAAAATACCAGGAAATCCGGCTCTATGGCAGATATTCGCTTTACAATGGAAGAGTTTTGCTTAACTCTTTACATATAACCATAGAAGAATCCGTGCACATTGGCAATTTTCGGTCTGGCCGCTCCAATAGCCCCTTCAGGGAGGATACCATGAAGATTCTGCAAGTAACCACTGTGTTCATAGCCCTTGTTATTGCCCTTTCCGGCGGGCTTGCCCACGCCAAGGCCGACACCGTGGCGCTGTATACCGAAGCCGTCATGACAGGCGACGTCCCGGCCCTTGAAACCCTGCTGGCCCCCAACTACTGGCATATCAACGCCAACGGGCACATTGAGGACAAGGAACACTTCATCAATACCATCAAGAGCAAGGAACTGGTCATTGATCGCCTGACCTTCACCAATGCCCGCACTGCCTTGATCAGCGACGCCAAGCTCATCACCGGCACAGGCTACCTCAAGGCCAAGGCCACGCCTGCGCTGCCCGAGGGCCTCATGCGCATTACCGTGGTGGTCATCACCAACAAGGGGCGCGAGCAGGTGGTGCTGTTCCAGGCCACTCCTGTGATTGCCACCGAAGACTGCAACGACGGCAACTGCAAGATCCAGTAAGGTTAAAATACCGATCAGCCCGATGGGGGCCATCAGGCCGGGGCATCTGCACCCGGCCTTTTTTGTGCGGAAGAATCCTGGGCAGAAGAAATAAAAAGCCGCGCCTGCTAACAGGGGCGGCTTTTAAACGTAACCCGGGGTATGGCGGGGCCGGATTTCGCGTGGTGGGAAAGATCGGAGGCGAAAAGTAATCATTGTGAGCGTTTCAGTCATGCAGGCATCAAAACAGCAGGCAGATCAAACAATGCTTGGTCATATTTCGCGGGGGCTCTCAAATCAAAGAACCCCCGCAAAACATCTCAATATTCAGATGCCTAGGCTGGCGAAACTTCAAAGTTGGCAGCCACCTTCACCCTGTCGCCCACAATGGCTGCCGGGATGTTGGGGCCAATGCCAAAGTCGCTGCGATTCACCTCGCCAGTGATGCTGAAAGACTGCGTTTCCTTGCTGTTGATGGGGTTGGTGATACGGTCGCTGGCTGTGATGTTGAACGTCACTTCTCTCGAGGTGCCGCGCATTTCGAGCAGGCCTGTTATGGTTCCGGTATGATCCGGCCCAAGGCGCACAGCTGTGCTCTGAAAGGTAACTTCGGGGTGCTGCGCCACATCAAAAAAATCCGGCGAGCGCAAGTGCTCGTCCCGCGCATGCACATGCGTGTCAATACTCACAGCCTTGGCCGTCATGGTAAAGACTGCGTCAGAAAGATCATCGTTGCCGGTTTCAAGGTCAATGGCAACGTCTGCAAACCTGCCGTTAATGTCGGTAATCATGAGATGCCGCACCACAAAACCAAGGTGCGAATGGTCGGGATCGTTCTTCCAGGTAGCCATAACAACCTCCCGCTTAGTGCAGGTTGCGCTCAAATCTATATTGCTGTTTTTAACGGCAACGCCTGCCGAAAAAACATACGTTCAAGCTATGGATTTTAGTTAAGGCTCTACGCTGCCGAGTCAAGCTGTTCCAGATGATTTATCAAAAAAAATTGCGCCGCTGCCCGCCCTTGCTCGTGATACGCGGGCAGTGCAGGGTGTTCTGCGGCAGACCCAAAGCTTGCCGCAGAACACCCTGCCAACAGCAAAACCTGTTGCAGCCTAAAACACGCCCGGCAAACCATGATCCCGCAAAGCCGCATCACAGGAACCCAGATGGTAGGTGGTGTGCGAGGCCAGCATGGCAATCATGGCCGCATAGGTGAGATCCCGGCCAATTTTTTTACTCACGCGCTCCTGCACCTTGGTCAGGTCGGCATTGGAAAGCGCCGCCAGCCGTGCGTCCACTGCGGCCTTTACGGATTTGCCGTAAGCCTGCATGGCTTCTTTGCTCACAACATCCTTGCCCTGCTCCTTGAGCATCAGCACGCCAATACCGGCAGGCGCGGGCAAAAAAGTTTCGTCGTCACTTTCAAGGATAAAGAAGTTCAGCACGGCAATGGCGTGGGCCACCTGCTGCCACACGGGCCAGCCGCCGTTGGTTTCGGCCCAGATGTTTTCGGGGCAGGTGTCCATATACTGGGCCAACAGGGCCCAGGAGCGCTGATAAGGTTCTTCAAGGGCGGCAACAATTTCTCTGGACATGGCTTTTCCTCTTCTTTCAGGTTTGGCGCACAGCTTGCCTGTGCGTAAAAGGCCGCTCAAACACAAAACCGCCGCAGCGCCGCAATTGCGGGCATACGGCGGTTCCATGCGACAGCGGTGCAGGCAAAGCCTGCCGCGCCATTTATTCGAAGCGGCTTGCCCCGGTGATCAGCACCATGTCGGTGGGCACATTTTCATGAAAGCCCACAGTCTTGGTTTTAACCTTGGCAATTTTGTCCACATTCTCCATGCCTTCGGTCACTTTGCCGAAAACGCAGTAACCCCAGCCGTCAGGGGTGGGGGAGCTGTGGTTGAGAAAATCGTTGTCCACCAGATTGATGAAGAACTGGGCGGTGGCGCTGTGGGGATCGCGGGTGCGGGCCATGGCCAGGGTGCCGCGCTCGTTTTTGAGGCCGTTGTCGGCTTCGTTGGTCACAGGCTCGCGGGTAGACTTTTCGTCCATGCGCGCGCCGAGGCCGCCGCCCTGGATCATGAAGCCGGGGATAACGCGATGAAAAATGGTGTTGGCATAAAAGCCGTCATCCACATATTTCAAAAAATTGGCAACGGTTTGGGGGGCCTTGTCGGCATAAAGCTCCACAAGAATGTCGCCGGAGGAAGTCTCCAGCAAAACCGTAGGATTGTCGGACATGGGTGCTCCTTGAATGGTTATTCTGCACAGCGGGCGTTCGCCCCGCCATTGGCGCGAATATAGGGTATGGAAGCGCGGATGACAATGCCCGTTTCCCGGTATAGGCTTCGCAGCATGAACCGCAAGACTTCCAAGCCCCAACCGGCAACACTGCCGGGCATGCCGGAACAGGCCGCTGCCAGCACGCATCTGCCGCCCCAGGATCACCTTGGCGAACTGCAAAACGCCCTGCTCGACTGGTTTGCCGCAAACCAGCGCCGCCTGCCGTGGCGGGTCAACTACACGCCCTACGAAGTGTGGATTTCAGAGGTCATGCTCCAGCAAACCCAGATGGAGCGGGGCGTCAGCTATTTCAACCGCTGGATGCAGCGCTTCCCCGACATAGCCAGCCTCGCCGCCGCCAGCGAGGAAGACGTGCTGCGCCAATGGGAAGGCCTCGGCTACTATTCGCGCGCCAGACACATCCTGACCGCCGCCCGCAAAATCATGGCGGAACACGGCGGCGTTTTTCCCTCAGAGCTTGAAGCCATCCGTGGTTTGCCCGGCGTTGGCCCCTACACGGCAGGCGCGGTGGCAAGCATTGCCTTTGGTGAAAAACTGCCGTGCGTGGACGCCAATGTGGAACGCGTCATTGCGCGCATTTTTGATGTGGACAGCCCCGTCAAGCAGAACCCGGCAGCGGGGATCATCCACCGCTGGGCCTTGCGGCTGGTGCCCGAGGGCAAATCGCGCGAGCACAATCAGGCCATGATGGAGCTTGGGGCGCTTGTTTGCGGCAAAAAACCGCGCTGCGCAGAATGCCCGCTGGCCCAATTCTGCATCAGCCTGCATCTGGGGATCACAGACCAGCGCCCGGTGCCCGGAAAGCGAGCCACCATCAAGCCCGTCAACGCCGTGACCGGGGTTTTACGCTGCGGCAACAAGTTTTTTGTGCAAAAGCGCCCGCCTTCGGGCGTGTGGGGCAATCTGTGGGAATTTCCCGGCGGCCGGGTTGAGCAGGATGAGAGTCCCGAACAGGCCACCGTGCGGGAATTTATGGAAGAAACGGGCTTTGCCGTGCGAGTGGCGGCGCAGTATGGCATTATCCGGCACGGATACACCACCTACCGCCTGACGCTGCACTGCTTTGGCCTTGAGTTTGACAGTGCGGCTGCACCGGTTGACCCGCCACAACCGCCGCTACTTTCTGCCGCCACCGAGGCCCGCTGGGCCACACCACAAGAGCTGGACACTCTGGCAATGCCCGCTGCACACCGCAAGCTGGCAGACAAGCTTTTTTCTATTGGAAAAGACAGCGCTGCTGCCGCAAATACGGCTGTCCCCCGTCAGGCAGACCTACCCCTGAAAAAACCATAGCAGACCGCTGAAGGTATTCTCTCCAAGAAACAGGGGCGGGCCATACGGCCCGCCCTTTGCGCTATTAGTCGGCAATGACCGAAAGTACGGTCTTTTGGGGGTTCTGTTTGCAGACCTTCATGATCTGGGTCAGGTTGTTTTCCACAGCGTTGACATCCAGGGTCGTGTCGCCGGTTTTGGCGCTGGCGTAACCATCAAGCCAAAAATAGAACATGGTCATGGTCTGGGCGTCCAACTGCACAAACGAACTGCAAGGCAGCTTGCCGAAATCTATCTTGTCGCTCTTTGCCGAGGCAGTCATGGGCAAGGCAAGCATGGCCGCCAGCACGATTGCAAAACATACTTTTTTCATCTTGCACTTCCAGTGTTACAGGTTTCAGGACGTACAACAGGTAGCATAAAGAGCATTTTGAAGCATGATCAAATCCATTGCTGCAATGTCTTAAATCTGGACAAAAAGATGAATTATTCCTTTTATCCAATAATATTCAAGCTATGCATGGACAATAATATGCCAGAGCAGCGTCCGGTTTAACCAGACACCACATAAGGTATATACCCACATTGCCCTCAATGCTACGCACGGTATAAAAACACTCCCTTATTTTTTATATTTTGTCGATATACTGCCAATAATTCAGATACATCCACAAACATAATAAAAATTGAGTGCTCTCGCAGTATAAAAATACAATTCATAATATACGCAAACAACTCATACGCGATAATTTATAATTCACGCAGAACAGCCATGTACATTGCCGCATAAATATAAAATATTCAGCATTACAAAATCCTTGCCCAACCTGTTTTACTTCTCCATTCCAGCTGCCGCCGGGCAAATGCTTAAATGCTGATCATATTTTCAACTCACTCTACCCATCAATAAGAAAACGCGGCTTTGCAGCCGCGTTTTCTTAGCTCGTTCCCAAAGGGAAAAAAGTGCGTTTACACCTATTTGCCGGATGCCCCCGCCGCCATCTTTTTGCGCTCCATAACCTTGGCTACGGCCTCGGCCAGCCCGCCGAGCGAGGTTTCCTTGTAGCGGGACTGCAAATCAAGCCCGGTGCGGTACATGACCTCAATGATATCATCCAGCGAGATCACCCGCTGCCGCCCGTCTTCCAGCCGCGACAACTGGGCGCAGTTGACCGCGCGCTCCGCAGCCACGCCATTGCGTTCGATGCATGGAATCTGCACCAGCCCCCCCACAGGATCACAGGTAAGGCCGAGGTTGTGTTCCATGCCGATTTCCGCCGCCACTTCCACCTGTTTGACGTTGCCGCCCGTAACCGCACAGTACGCGCCAGCAGCCATGGAGCAGGCCACGCCAACTTCGCCCTGGCAGCCTACCTCCGCGCCGGAAATGGACGCATTGAGCTTGTAAAACAGGCCAATGGCCCCGGCAGTGAGTAAAAAATCACGCGCGCCGTCATCCGTCGCGTGGGGGTAAAAATTCAGATAATACAGCAGCACAGCCGGCACAATACCCGCCGCGCCATTGGTGGGCGCGGTCACAATGCGACCGCCGGAGGCGTTTTCTTCCGCCACGGCAAAGGCATA includes the following:
- a CDS encoding chemotaxis protein, coding for MAQTNILLETGTNELEIVEFFVNQDGYEAHYGLNVAKVVEIGRRQPVTAMPEMRHKALLGAFLHRNGRVVPLIDMAQFLGSGPIENEDAKVIVTEFNGVCTGFLVSGVNRIYRLSWTDVEAPGQFLQNVSRSSVTGVVRLEERVIFLLDLEAIVAELHPAMAMRFDSSDMRHSGEKIYNILHVDDSSSIRSLLLDLLNKEGRFTVTQKVNGQEAWDYLKVLRDRCEAEDRPISDFIHGVITDIEMPGMDGLALCKHIKDERVLKKLPVAIFSSMINEPLAKKCAVVGADVQYTKPDLKVLSVKLYDLVTEAWG
- the cysK gene encoding cysteine synthase A — translated: MLTSILQTIGNTPMLRLDLSRDLPGTVWLKLENRNPGGSIKDRVAFHLVGEALEEGRVEPGGVLVEATSGNMGIGMALVASVRGFRCILTMPESMSVERRNLLRALGAELVLTPAEQGMSGAVAAAKLIADEQDAFVLGQFTNPQAVVAHYKTTGPEIFKDSVGKMDVLVAGVGSGSTITGVGRYLKERIPGFRVVAVEPAASPVLSGGKPGPHLIQGIGADFVPAILDRALLDEIIQMDGEEAIRTAQMLMEHGIMAGISTGSNVRAALDLAARPEMQDKNIVTFACDTGERYMSTRLFQGV
- a CDS encoding nuclear transport factor 2 family protein; translation: MKILQVTTVFIALVIALSGGLAHAKADTVALYTEAVMTGDVPALETLLAPNYWHINANGHIEDKEHFINTIKSKELVIDRLTFTNARTALISDAKLITGTGYLKAKATPALPEGLMRITVVVITNKGREQVVLFQATPVIATEDCNDGNCKIQ
- a CDS encoding YceI family protein, whose product is MATWKNDPDHSHLGFVVRHLMITDINGRFADVAIDLETGNDDLSDAVFTMTAKAVSIDTHVHARDEHLRSPDFFDVAQHPEVTFQSTAVRLGPDHTGTITGLLEMRGTSREVTFNITASDRITNPINSKETQSFSITGEVNRSDFGIGPNIPAAIVGDRVKVAANFEVSPA
- a CDS encoding DinB family protein, which translates into the protein MSREIVAALEEPYQRSWALLAQYMDTCPENIWAETNGGWPVWQQVAHAIAVLNFFILESDDETFLPAPAGIGVLMLKEQGKDVVSKEAMQAYGKSVKAAVDARLAALSNADLTKVQERVSKKIGRDLTYAAMIAMLASHTTYHLGSCDAALRDHGLPGVF
- a CDS encoding peptidylprolyl isomerase; translation: MSDNPTVLLETSSGDILVELYADKAPQTVANFLKYVDDGFYANTIFHRVIPGFMIQGGGLGARMDEKSTREPVTNEADNGLKNERGTLAMARTRDPHSATAQFFINLVDNDFLNHSSPTPDGWGYCVFGKVTEGMENVDKIAKVKTKTVGFHENVPTDMVLITGASRFE
- the mutY gene encoding A/G-specific adenine glycosylase, which codes for MNRKTSKPQPATLPGMPEQAAASTHLPPQDHLGELQNALLDWFAANQRRLPWRVNYTPYEVWISEVMLQQTQMERGVSYFNRWMQRFPDIASLAAASEEDVLRQWEGLGYYSRARHILTAARKIMAEHGGVFPSELEAIRGLPGVGPYTAGAVASIAFGEKLPCVDANVERVIARIFDVDSPVKQNPAAGIIHRWALRLVPEGKSREHNQAMMELGALVCGKKPRCAECPLAQFCISLHLGITDQRPVPGKRATIKPVNAVTGVLRCGNKFFVQKRPPSGVWGNLWEFPGGRVEQDESPEQATVREFMEETGFAVRVAAQYGIIRHGYTTYRLTLHCFGLEFDSAAAPVDPPQPPLLSAATEARWATPQELDTLAMPAAHRKLADKLFSIGKDSAAAANTAVPRQADLPLKKP
- a CDS encoding HdeA/HdeB family chaperone yields the protein MKKVCFAIVLAAMLALPMTASAKSDKIDFGKLPCSSFVQLDAQTMTMFYFWLDGYASAKTGDTTLDVNAVENNLTQIMKVCKQNPQKTVLSVIAD